From one Leptospira stimsonii genomic stretch:
- a CDS encoding GAF domain-containing SpoIIE family protein phosphatase, with product MTHADLEFQKLKSILNTSTILNANLDLYQLLPLIMLYSKDLLEAEASSLFLLDETGEFLYCEVALGEKGEIIQKYGRLDMGQGIAGWVAKEKKAIILEDAYSDPRFNQDWDKKTGYRTRSLVCVPLFVEDKIIGTLEILNKTKERAFDSSDLNYLSSLSEVAAIAIQNAKIHDNLKKRILELSLLYEFEKLIVSEKSIHELGNWVLDKILEFLEARTGTIYLADHKSKTLRILAAKGIPKEAVHSIVVPFGEGIAGWVAQERKNLLIQNLEEDKRYNQDAKYKFEANSLISSPLIYRDELLGVISVNSKNSGFAFHNNDLDMLGAIANRLSVTIKNADLFHRVVDSDRELQRAREVMSKVIPTAIPYIKGLDVGSQHIPYSNVGGDFYSVFKLDTERTGFLIADVSGHGLSASVIAAVMNTIISTYDKETLSSPSRFFTGLNHALNNKMAGNFVTAFYCVIDTEKNTILFSNAGHNHPLLLQNATDTMIPLETKGKLIGVIPDLFFEENSTMFRAGDRLVLYTDGLSEHSSEDRSKRYSEELVSLSIRKSISKNVKESSAQIVEDAIEYCNRPKFEDDVTLLVIDRK from the coding sequence ATGACTCACGCTGATTTAGAATTTCAAAAGTTGAAGAGTATTCTCAATACGAGTACGATCTTAAATGCGAATTTGGATCTTTATCAGCTCTTACCTTTGATCATGCTCTATTCCAAGGATCTCTTGGAAGCCGAAGCGAGTTCCCTCTTTCTTCTCGACGAAACCGGAGAATTCTTATATTGCGAAGTCGCTCTTGGTGAAAAAGGGGAAATCATTCAAAAATACGGTCGCCTCGATATGGGGCAAGGAATCGCAGGCTGGGTCGCAAAAGAGAAAAAGGCGATCATCCTGGAAGACGCGTATTCCGATCCGAGATTCAATCAAGATTGGGATAAGAAGACCGGTTATCGAACCCGTTCCCTTGTTTGCGTTCCCCTCTTTGTGGAAGACAAGATCATCGGTACTCTGGAAATTCTCAACAAGACAAAGGAGAGGGCTTTTGATTCTTCCGATCTGAATTATCTTTCCTCCTTGTCCGAAGTCGCCGCGATCGCGATCCAAAACGCGAAGATCCACGATAATCTCAAAAAAAGAATCTTAGAACTTTCCCTTCTTTATGAATTCGAAAAGCTCATCGTTTCCGAAAAGAGCATTCACGAACTCGGCAACTGGGTCTTGGATAAAATCTTGGAATTTTTGGAAGCAAGAACTGGGACGATCTATCTCGCGGATCACAAAAGTAAAACCTTAAGAATCCTAGCCGCAAAAGGAATTCCGAAAGAAGCAGTCCATTCGATCGTGGTTCCGTTCGGTGAAGGAATCGCGGGCTGGGTCGCTCAAGAAAGGAAAAATCTTCTGATCCAAAATCTGGAAGAAGACAAACGTTATAATCAAGATGCAAAGTATAAGTTCGAAGCAAACTCTTTGATCTCTTCTCCTCTGATCTACAGGGACGAACTCCTCGGAGTCATCAGCGTCAATAGTAAGAATTCCGGTTTCGCATTTCACAACAACGATCTCGATATGTTGGGAGCGATCGCAAATCGACTTTCGGTTACGATCAAGAACGCGGACCTCTTTCATAGGGTTGTGGATTCCGATCGAGAATTGCAAAGAGCAAGAGAAGTGATGTCAAAGGTGATTCCGACCGCGATCCCTTATATCAAGGGTTTAGACGTTGGCTCACAACATATTCCTTACTCGAACGTCGGCGGAGATTTTTATAGCGTCTTCAAGTTGGATACGGAAAGAACGGGTTTTCTCATCGCGGACGTTTCCGGTCACGGGCTTTCAGCTTCCGTGATCGCCGCCGTCATGAATACGATCATCTCGACTTACGATAAGGAAACCCTCTCCAGTCCTTCGCGTTTTTTTACGGGACTGAATCACGCTTTGAACAATAAGATGGCCGGAAACTTCGTAACAGCATTCTATTGTGTGATCGATACGGAGAAGAATACGATTCTTTTTTCCAACGCCGGCCACAACCATCCGCTACTTTTACAAAACGCGACGGACACGATGATCCCGTTGGAGACAAAAGGAAAACTCATCGGAGTGATCCCGGATCTATTTTTCGAGGAGAATTCGACGATGTTTCGCGCGGGAGATCGACTCGTTCTTTATACGGACGGTCTTTCGGAACATTCTTCCGAGGATCGATCCAAAAGATATAGCGAAGAATTGGTTTCTCTTTCCATCCGAAAATCGATTTCAAAAAACGTAAAAGAGTCTTCCGCTCAGATCGTCGAAGATGCAATCGAATATTGTAACCGTCCCAAATTCGAAGACGACGTTACACTCCTTGTAATCGATCGAAAATAG
- a CDS encoding DsbA family protein, protein MQQNDSLQHSILYAVDPLCPWSYGFAPVFERIQEEYKDKIRFSLVLGGLRFGESAELLTPELARILKHEWKDAEALTKQSFQLGILEQKDFRYDSFPACRAVISAQKINPEITFQYLHTLSKTFFYGNQDPTSAETFFKIAETVGIPKKEFQSVFEDKDTEMETQNDFYFGFSLGVSAFPSLVFSDGAESGILARGYHSYEQLDSILKDYFRAVRF, encoded by the coding sequence TTGCAACAGAACGATTCTCTCCAACATTCCATTCTCTACGCGGTGGACCCCCTCTGTCCTTGGTCCTACGGCTTTGCACCGGTCTTCGAAAGAATCCAAGAAGAATACAAAGATAAAATTCGTTTCTCTCTCGTCTTGGGAGGACTTCGGTTCGGCGAAAGCGCGGAACTACTCACTCCCGAACTTGCGAGAATTCTAAAACACGAATGGAAAGACGCAGAGGCGCTCACAAAACAATCGTTTCAACTTGGGATTCTTGAACAAAAGGACTTTCGCTACGATTCGTTTCCTGCCTGCCGAGCCGTGATCAGCGCGCAAAAAATCAATCCGGAAATCACATTCCAATATTTGCATACACTTTCCAAAACTTTTTTTTATGGGAATCAAGATCCAACTTCGGCGGAAACGTTTTTCAAGATCGCGGAAACCGTCGGAATCCCTAAGAAAGAATTTCAGTCGGTCTTTGAAGACAAGGATACGGAGATGGAAACCCAAAATGATTTCTATTTCGGTTTTTCTTTGGGGGTGAGCGCGTTTCCGAGTTTAGTGTTTTCGGACGGAGCGGAAAGCGGCATCCTCGCGAGAGGATACCATTCTTACGAACAACTGGATTCTATCTTAAAGGATTATTTCAGAGCGGTTCGATTCTAA
- a CDS encoding metallophosphoesterase, translating into MENQISRFLIFLSVFTLLIALGYTYTGFRLIPGLGAQGWVSWLAWGMIFLFTLSIPVSYYISLTSHEERIQTAFSYLAFTGLGFFTILFSLVILKDITTASFHGFTSFFPNASGGENDGGSELIQRKEFLNQILSFSVLGLAGGLTGIGFYQAHKKLKVISIDVLEKNLHSSLEGFKIVQISDIHIGPTIKKEFLEAVVKAVNELEPDLIAITGDLVDGPVSKLGHHITPLADLKSKHGTFFVTGNHEYYSGALSWIRELKGHGIQVLLNENKILKHGSASLTLAGVTDLKAGTIIAEHTTDPHKAMKGGESGDYKILLAHQPNSVFESTKAGFDLQLSGHTHGGQYFPGNILIYLAQKFVAGLHRHESTWIYVSRGTGYWGPPLRLGAPSEISVIQLRKES; encoded by the coding sequence ATGGAAAATCAGATTTCACGTTTCCTCATATTTCTTTCCGTCTTTACCCTGCTCATCGCACTGGGTTATACATATACTGGCTTTCGTTTGATTCCGGGGTTAGGCGCACAAGGTTGGGTTTCTTGGCTTGCGTGGGGAATGATCTTCCTCTTTACCTTGAGTATTCCCGTAAGCTATTATATAAGCCTCACATCTCATGAGGAAAGGATTCAGACCGCATTTTCATACCTCGCGTTTACGGGACTCGGTTTTTTTACGATCCTTTTCAGTCTTGTGATTTTGAAAGACATAACGACCGCGTCCTTTCACGGTTTTACGAGTTTCTTTCCGAACGCGAGCGGAGGAGAGAACGACGGTGGAAGCGAGTTGATTCAGAGAAAGGAATTCTTAAATCAGATTCTTAGTTTTTCCGTCCTGGGGTTGGCGGGCGGATTGACCGGGATTGGATTCTATCAGGCTCATAAAAAGTTGAAAGTCATTTCGATAGACGTATTGGAGAAGAATCTTCATTCCTCTTTGGAGGGATTTAAGATCGTGCAGATTTCCGATATACATATCGGACCCACGATAAAAAAAGAATTCTTGGAAGCGGTCGTAAAAGCCGTAAACGAACTCGAACCCGATCTTATCGCAATCACGGGAGATCTCGTGGACGGGCCGGTGAGCAAACTCGGACATCATATCACTCCGTTAGCCGATCTCAAATCCAAACATGGAACTTTTTTCGTCACCGGAAATCACGAATATTACTCCGGCGCGCTTTCCTGGATTCGAGAACTGAAAGGTCACGGAATTCAGGTTTTGTTAAACGAAAACAAAATTCTAAAACACGGAAGCGCTAGTCTAACCCTCGCAGGAGTGACTGATCTCAAAGCGGGAACGATCATCGCGGAACACACGACCGATCCGCACAAAGCGATGAAAGGGGGGGAGAGCGGGGATTATAAAATTCTTCTCGCACATCAACCCAACAGCGTTTTTGAAAGTACGAAAGCCGGCTTTGATCTTCAGCTTTCCGGACATACACACGGAGGTCAGTATTTTCCAGGAAATATATTGATCTATCTCGCACAGAAATTCGTAGCGGGACTTCACAGACACGAATCGACCTGGATCTACGTGAGTAGAGGAACCGGATATTGGGGGCCACCTTTGCGTCTTGGAGCGCCTTCGGAGATCAGCGTTATTCAATTGAGAAAAGAATCCTAA
- a CDS encoding class I SAM-dependent methyltransferase translates to MRFCNRLRFQKKFFDRFSSSYYFLNFLSFGLANLTRKRSLKTLKIAEGETVCDLMCGDGSNIGIIKKKFGKNPILGVDISKCMIQRARKRFGENNVTYFAENALSSSIASGSCDAVSCTFGLKTLSAEERRILFSEVYRILKPSGTFVFTELSRPKYGFFFLLWNFYFGQFLPLFGRIFYLPFVGKKYLSDSIDSFESVVKDEKNVRSVFSQVDLFSWYRGIVTGFYGRK, encoded by the coding sequence ATGAGATTTTGTAACCGACTTCGTTTTCAGAAAAAATTCTTCGATCGTTTTTCATCGAGTTATTATTTTCTCAATTTTCTTTCTTTCGGCTTGGCGAACCTAACAAGAAAAAGATCACTCAAGACTTTGAAGATTGCAGAGGGAGAAACAGTTTGTGATCTGATGTGCGGGGACGGAAGTAATATTGGAATTATAAAAAAGAAATTTGGAAAGAATCCGATTCTTGGAGTTGATATTTCCAAATGTATGATTCAACGCGCTCGAAAACGTTTTGGAGAAAACAACGTGACGTATTTTGCGGAGAACGCGCTTTCTTCTTCGATCGCTTCGGGTTCTTGCGACGCAGTGAGCTGTACATTCGGATTAAAGACTTTATCGGCGGAGGAAAGAAGGATACTCTTTTCGGAAGTGTATCGAATCTTAAAACCTTCGGGGACGTTCGTATTTACCGAATTATCGAGACCGAAATACGGATTTTTCTTTTTGCTCTGGAATTTTTATTTCGGACAGTTTCTTCCCTTATTTGGGAGAATTTTTTATCTTCCCTTTGTTGGAAAAAAATATCTTTCCGATTCGATCGATTCTTTCGAGAGCGTCGTTAAGGACGAAAAGAATGTTCGTTCCGTCTTTTCCCAAGTGGACCTCTTCAGTTGGTATCGAGGGATCGTAACCGGGTTTTACGGAAGAAAATAG
- a CDS encoding phage holin family protein, whose product MTHLLFSLILMSLVVEFVFPLINPDFHVVGGWINSIIVVVAFVLINAFMRLILIIMTLGIGIVFYYLSLGLIGLIINAWVILIIGDWFPGTLSVPGFWSAFLGGILLVLANYVGKTESKERKKEKQKG is encoded by the coding sequence ATGACCCATCTTTTATTCTCTCTCATTCTGATGTCCCTCGTTGTCGAGTTTGTGTTTCCACTCATCAATCCTGATTTTCACGTGGTAGGCGGTTGGATCAATTCGATCATCGTAGTCGTCGCCTTTGTTCTGATCAACGCGTTTATGAGATTGATCTTAATCATCATGACCCTGGGAATCGGAATCGTCTTTTATTATCTGAGTCTTGGTTTGATCGGATTGATCATCAATGCCTGGGTGATTTTAATCATCGGCGATTGGTTTCCGGGAACTCTTTCGGTTCCCGGTTTTTGGTCCGCGTTTTTAGGAGGAATTCTTCTTGTTCTTGCGAACTACGTCGGAAAGACCGAATCCAAAGAAAGAAAAAAGGAAAAACAAAAAGGTTAG
- a CDS encoding LIC10816 family protein: MNAITIFALALLAVPVFARFARVTKEAMGRYHLIGLGGLFLILGEATRMTADKISPIATLLPVIDIVTAVLAYAGVLFGTLWLSVYYIKHPNEI, from the coding sequence ATGAATGCAATCACGATCTTTGCGCTTGCGTTGTTGGCAGTTCCTGTTTTTGCCCGTTTTGCTCGGGTGACAAAAGAAGCGATGGGAAGATATCACCTGATCGGCTTGGGAGGTTTGTTTTTGATCTTGGGAGAGGCAACCCGAATGACAGCGGATAAAATCTCGCCGATTGCGACACTTCTTCCGGTCATCGACATTGTCACTGCGGTCTTGGCTTACGCGGGGGTTCTCTTCGGGACACTGTGGTTATCAGTGTATTACATAAAACACCCGAATGAAATTTGA